In Bombina bombina isolate aBomBom1 chromosome 6, aBomBom1.pri, whole genome shotgun sequence, a single genomic region encodes these proteins:
- the ATP6V1E1 gene encoding LOW QUALITY PROTEIN: V-type proton ATPase subunit E 1 (The sequence of the model RefSeq protein was modified relative to this genomic sequence to represent the inferred CDS: inserted 1 base in 1 codon; deleted 6 bases in 4 codons; substituted 2 bases at 2 genomic stop codons) has translation MALSDADVQKQIKHMMAFIEQEANEKAEEIDAKAEEEFIVEKGRLVQTQRLKIMEYYEKKEKQIEQQKRCTQMSNLLNSSQIKYXKARDDLISDLLHEAKQRLARVVKDNARYQSLLDGLILQGFYQLLEPNVFIRCRKQDLPLIKASVQKNVPIYKAATKKEINIIIDQENYLSSXSVRNHPAFSGGIEIYNADKKIKVSNTLESRLDLIAQQMMPEIRVALFGXNTNRKFLD, from the exons ATGGCTCTGAGCGACGCTGATGTGCAGAAGCAG ATCAAACACATGATGGCTTTCATTGAGCAAGAAGCCAATGAGAAAGCTGAAGAAATTGATGCCAAG GCAGAGGAAGAGTTT ATAGTTGAGAAGGGTCGCTTGGTGCAGACCCAGAGACTGAAGATTATG GAGTATTATGAGAAGAAAGAGAAACAGATTGAACAGCAAAAAAGATGTAC ACAGATGTCAAACTTGCTGAACTCAAGCCAGATT AAGTACTGAAAAGCTCGGGATGACCTGATTTCT GATTTACTACATGAAGCCAAGCAGAGACTTGCTAGGGTGGTGAAAGATAATGCTCGTTATCAGAGCCTG TTAGATGGACTTATCCTGCAG GGTTTCTATCAGCTGCTGGAACCCAATGTATTCATTCGCTGTCGTAAACAGGACCTCCCCTTAATTAAG GCTTCTGTACAGAAAAACGTCCCCATCTACAAGGCAGCTACTAAGAAGGAAATCAATATAATAATTGACCAAGAAAACTATTTGAGCTCCTGAAGTGTAAGGAACCATCCTGCATTTT CGGGAGGTATTGAGATCTACAATGCAGACAAAAAGATAAAGGTGTCAAACACTCTAGAGAGCAGACTGGACCTAATAGCGCAGCAG